A single region of the Lycium barbarum isolate Lr01 chromosome 2, ASM1917538v2, whole genome shotgun sequence genome encodes:
- the LOC132625937 gene encoding nuclear transcription factor Y subunit A-10-like isoform X1, which translates to MHTTGGNPVATLYTTPWWGNGLVSQSVGYVEPFGQLKSASVEQQQPKGNPTEFTILSVSPSGKCKSSANGQNISNSQANNSVHLANMDYRGHFELGFGQPLISAKYPYGEQCVGLFSAYGPHLSGRIMLPLNLASDEGPIFVNAKQYHGILRRRKFRAKEMEKKALKPRKPYLHLSRHLHALRRPRGCGGRFLNTRNVNGTMKGGKTTDTFKAGDVRNFYPTGSQNSELLQSDSSNMSSPKETNGSRFCDSSGVTNMCSRGNLDPFSFQNLRPPQDPQVQAIPDMINTGHGICMAGKWFCTANSCCNLKV; encoded by the exons ATGCATACTACTGGTGGAAATCCTGTTGCAACATTGTACACTACTCCTTGGTGGGGTAATGGACTTGTGTCTCAATCTGTGGGATATGTTGAGCCTTTTGGACAATTGAAATCTGCATCTGTGGAGCAACAGCAGCCTAAGGGGAATCCAACTGAGTTCACTATTCTCTCTG TATCTCCTTCAGGTAAATGCAAATCATCAGCAAACGGGCAAAATATTTCGAACAGTCAGGCTAATAACTCTGTTCACTTAGCTAATATGGACTACCGAGGTCACTTTGAGCTAGGATTTGGTCAGCCCCTG ATTTCTGCAAAATATCCTTATGGTGAGCAATGCGTTGGGCTATTTTCAGCTTACGGTCCTCATCTTTCG GGCCGCATTATGCTACCGTTGAATTTGGCATCTGATGAGGGTCCAATATTTGTAAATGCCAAGCAGTATCATGGGATACTGAGGCGTCGAAAGTTCCGGGCTAAGGAAATGGAGAAAAAGGCTCTTAAACCACGCAAG CCATACTTGCACCTCTCTCGCCATCTCCATGCTTTGCGCCGACCTAGGGGCTGTGGTGGCCGCTTCTTGAACACGAGGAACGTGAACGGAACTATGAAGGGTGGAAAAACCACCGATACATTCAAGGCGGGTGACGTTCGAAATTTTTACCCCACCGGGTCCCAAAACTCTGAATTGCTGCAGTCTGACAGCAGCAATATGAGCTCACCAAAAGAAACAAATGGCAGCAGGTTCTGCGATTCGTCCGGGGTTACTAACATGTGCTCTAGGGGAAATCTTGATCCTTTTTCGTTCCAGAACCTGAGGCCCCCTCAGGATCCTCAGGTTCAGGCAATACCAGACATGATAAATACCGGACACGGTATTTGCATGGCCGGTAAGTGGTTTTGCACAGCAAATAGCTGTTGCAACCTCAAAGTATGA
- the LOC132625937 gene encoding nuclear transcription factor Y subunit A-10-like isoform X2 encodes MHTTGGNPVATLYTTPWWGNGLVSQSVGYVEPFGQLKSASVEQQQPKGNPTEFTILSGKCKSSANGQNISNSQANNSVHLANMDYRGHFELGFGQPLISAKYPYGEQCVGLFSAYGPHLSGRIMLPLNLASDEGPIFVNAKQYHGILRRRKFRAKEMEKKALKPRKPYLHLSRHLHALRRPRGCGGRFLNTRNVNGTMKGGKTTDTFKAGDVRNFYPTGSQNSELLQSDSSNMSSPKETNGSRFCDSSGVTNMCSRGNLDPFSFQNLRPPQDPQVQAIPDMINTGHGICMAGKWFCTANSCCNLKV; translated from the exons ATGCATACTACTGGTGGAAATCCTGTTGCAACATTGTACACTACTCCTTGGTGGGGTAATGGACTTGTGTCTCAATCTGTGGGATATGTTGAGCCTTTTGGACAATTGAAATCTGCATCTGTGGAGCAACAGCAGCCTAAGGGGAATCCAACTGAGTTCACTATTCTCTCTG GTAAATGCAAATCATCAGCAAACGGGCAAAATATTTCGAACAGTCAGGCTAATAACTCTGTTCACTTAGCTAATATGGACTACCGAGGTCACTTTGAGCTAGGATTTGGTCAGCCCCTG ATTTCTGCAAAATATCCTTATGGTGAGCAATGCGTTGGGCTATTTTCAGCTTACGGTCCTCATCTTTCG GGCCGCATTATGCTACCGTTGAATTTGGCATCTGATGAGGGTCCAATATTTGTAAATGCCAAGCAGTATCATGGGATACTGAGGCGTCGAAAGTTCCGGGCTAAGGAAATGGAGAAAAAGGCTCTTAAACCACGCAAG CCATACTTGCACCTCTCTCGCCATCTCCATGCTTTGCGCCGACCTAGGGGCTGTGGTGGCCGCTTCTTGAACACGAGGAACGTGAACGGAACTATGAAGGGTGGAAAAACCACCGATACATTCAAGGCGGGTGACGTTCGAAATTTTTACCCCACCGGGTCCCAAAACTCTGAATTGCTGCAGTCTGACAGCAGCAATATGAGCTCACCAAAAGAAACAAATGGCAGCAGGTTCTGCGATTCGTCCGGGGTTACTAACATGTGCTCTAGGGGAAATCTTGATCCTTTTTCGTTCCAGAACCTGAGGCCCCCTCAGGATCCTCAGGTTCAGGCAATACCAGACATGATAAATACCGGACACGGTATTTGCATGGCCGGTAAGTGGTTTTGCACAGCAAATAGCTGTTGCAACCTCAAAGTATGA